One window of Acipenser ruthenus chromosome 17, fAciRut3.2 maternal haplotype, whole genome shotgun sequence genomic DNA carries:
- the LOC117423362 gene encoding cyclin-L1-like isoform X3 has protein sequence MASGGHPGVTNSSTDNEGILIGDRVYSEVFLAIDNSLIPDERLSTTPSMSDGLDLHNETDLRILGCELIQSAGILLRLPQVAMATGQVLFHRFFYSKSFVKHSFEIVAMACVNLASKIEEAPRRVRDVINVFHHLRLLRGKRTPTPLILDQNYINTKNQVIKAERRVLKELGFCVHVKHPHKIIVMYLQVLECEKNQTLVQTAWVVHDGTT, from the exons ATGGCGTCTGGTGGGCACCCTGGCGTTACCAACTCGTCTACCGACAATGAAGGCATTCTTATTGGGGATAGAGTTTATTCCGAGGTTTTCCTCGCCATTGACAACTCGCTTATCCCCGATGAGAGACTCTCTACGACCCCGTCTATGTCAGATGGCCTCGACCTCCACAACGAGACCGACCTCCGCATCCTTGGCTGTGAACTAATCCAGTCCGCTGGAATTCTTCTCCGTTTACCGCAG GTGGCCATGGCTACAGGGCAGGTTCTTTTTCATCGATTTTTCTACTCGAAGTCTTTTGTCAAACACAGCTTTGAG ATTGTTGCCATGGCTTGTGTTAATCTTGCCTCGAAGATTGAAGAAGCACCACGTCGAGTAAGAGATGTGATAAACGTGTTTCATCATTTAAGGCTGCTTAGAGGAAAAAG gaCACCAACCCCATTGATACTTGATCAGAACTACATTAACACCAAAAACCAAGTAATCAAAGCAGAGAGGAGAGTGCTGAAGGAACTGGGTTTCTGCGTTCATGTCAAGCATCCCCACAAG atcATTGTAATGTACCTTCAAGTTCTTGAGTGCGAGAAAAATCAAACCCTCGTCCAAACAGCCTG GGTAGTCCATGATG GAACTACATGA
- the LOC117423362 gene encoding cyclin-L1-like isoform X2, producing the protein MASGGHPGVTNSSTDNEGILIGDRVYSEVFLAIDNSLIPDERLSTTPSMSDGLDLHNETDLRILGCELIQSAGILLRLPQVAMATGQVLFHRFFYSKSFVKHSFEIVAMACVNLASKIEEAPRRVRDVINVFHHLRLLRGKRTPTPLILDQNYINTKNQVIKAERRVLKELGFCVHVKHPHKIIVMYLQVLECEKNQTLVQTAWVVHDGKSHRKNSAL; encoded by the exons ATGGCGTCTGGTGGGCACCCTGGCGTTACCAACTCGTCTACCGACAATGAAGGCATTCTTATTGGGGATAGAGTTTATTCCGAGGTTTTCCTCGCCATTGACAACTCGCTTATCCCCGATGAGAGACTCTCTACGACCCCGTCTATGTCAGATGGCCTCGACCTCCACAACGAGACCGACCTCCGCATCCTTGGCTGTGAACTAATCCAGTCCGCTGGAATTCTTCTCCGTTTACCGCAG GTGGCCATGGCTACAGGGCAGGTTCTTTTTCATCGATTTTTCTACTCGAAGTCTTTTGTCAAACACAGCTTTGAG ATTGTTGCCATGGCTTGTGTTAATCTTGCCTCGAAGATTGAAGAAGCACCACGTCGAGTAAGAGATGTGATAAACGTGTTTCATCATTTAAGGCTGCTTAGAGGAAAAAG gaCACCAACCCCATTGATACTTGATCAGAACTACATTAACACCAAAAACCAAGTAATCAAAGCAGAGAGGAGAGTGCTGAAGGAACTGGGTTTCTGCGTTCATGTCAAGCATCCCCACAAG atcATTGTAATGTACCTTCAAGTTCTTGAGTGCGAGAAAAATCAAACCCTCGTCCAAACAGCCTG GGTAGTCCATGATGGTAAGTCTCATAGAAAGAACTCTGCCCTCTGA
- the LOC117423363 gene encoding ankyrin repeat domain-containing protein 65 translates to MAITPPIAWKWMELHDSVSLYAVERKVRRPVGLKQWQLHRCPRLQPQLLQGPANDERLHRAAWSGSLEQVKALLTFGIPVNCQDSQGWTPLHHASFCGHQPLVKFLLHRGTDINSRDFFNCTPLHRATWNGQAQTAEYLLQHGASHAIRACSGQTPLHLAAANGHGNVARTLLEHKAQVDCKDINRWSPLHWASFNGNLDVIDLLLSNGGAVNEKNNNGMTPLHLAVLAESHKTVEHLLRKGADLNAKCENGRSALHLSAATGNKKRERKRIMQLLLERGATVDAADKDLVTPLHLAAGCGSCIAVHLLMQYGGSVGSTDLLEMTPLHYSALNGFAETAKILLCYGADKNAKERLGNTPLHLASQKDQIQVLVVLLNSGADASLQSKWKETAADIAVQKQHTNALRLIQASTKQQTNS, encoded by the exons ATGGCAATCACACCACCAATTGCATGGAAGTGGATGGAGTTGCATGATTCTGTTTCTCTGTATGCGGTTGAGAGGAAAGTGAGGAGGCCTGTCGGTCTGAAACAGTGGCAGCTGCACAGATGTCCTCGCTTGCAGCCTCAGCTCCTCCAGGGTCCTGCTAATGACGAGAGGCTACACAGAGCTGCATGGAGTGGCTCCCTGGAACAAGTTAAAGCTTTACTGACCTTCGGAATTCCTGTGAATTGCCA GGACAGCCAGGGCTGGACACCTCTTCACCATGCTTCATTCTGTGGACATCAGCCACTTGTCAAGTTCCTTCTTCACAGAGGCACGGACATCAACAGCAGGGACTTCTTTAATTGCACCCCACTGCACAGAGCTACCTGGAATGGGCAGGCTCAAACAGCTGAGTACCTTCTTCAACACGGAGCTTCCCATGCTATCAGGGCATGCTCTGGGCAGACACCCTTACATCTAGCTGCAGCCAACGGGCATGGTAATGTTGCTCGGACTTTATTAGAGCACAAAGCGCAGGTTGACTGTAAGGACATTAACAGGTGGAGCCCACTGCACTGGGCCTCCTTCAATGGCAACCTAGATGTAATAGATCTGCTGCTGAGCAACGGTGGTGCAGTAAATGAGAAGAACAACAATGGAATGACCCCCCTGCACCTGGCAGTGTTGGCTGAAAGTCACAAGACCGTTGAGCATCTGCTTAGGAAAGGTGCGGATCTCAATGCTAAGTGTGAAAACGGCCGCAGTGCTTTACATCTGAGTGCTGCCACTGGAAATAAAAAGAGGGAAAGAAAAAGG ATCATGCAGCTGCTGCTTGAAAGAGGTGCCACAGTTGATGCCGCAGACAAAGATCTTGTCACCCCACTGCACCTAGCTGCAGGATGTGGTTCGTGCATTGCTGTGCACCTGCTAATGCAGTATGGGGGCTCAGTGGGCTCCACGGATCTGCTAGAGATGACTCCTCTACACTATTCCGCTTTAAATGGCTTTGCTGAAACTGCAAAAATCCTCCTTTGCTATGGAGCGGATAAGAATGCTAAAGAGAGACTTGGGAATACTCCCTTGCACCTTGCCTCACAGAAAGACCAAATTCAAGTCCTGGTGGTATTACTGAATAGTGGGGCTGATGCATCGCTTCAGAGCAAGTGGAAGGAAACAGCTGCTGATATTGCggtacaaaaacaacacacaaatgcactaCGTCTCATTCAGGCATccacaaaacagcaaacaaactcTTAG